TCTGGGTCAGGTGGGTCTGGTCGTCGAGGAGCTCGAGGGTCCGGTCGCGGAACGGCGTCACGAAGTCCACGACCAGGTCGGCGAGGTCCTTCTTCAGGTCGCCGTAACCGCGCCCGTCGTACTCCTGCTCGAGGTCGCTGACGGCCAGCCCGGACAGGGCGGAGAAGATCGTCAGCAGGTTGGAGACCCCCGGCTTCTCGTCGGGGTCGAAGCGGATCTCCGAGCCGGAGTCGGTGACCGCTGAGCGGATCTTCTTCGCACTCACGCGCGGCTCGTCGAGCAGCTCGATGATGCCGGCCGGCGAGGACGACGACTTCGACATCTTGGCCGTCGGCAGCTGGAGATCGGTGATCTTGGCGGTGGCCTTGAGGATGTAGGGCTCGGGCAGCCGGAAGGTCTTCTTGTAGCGGTGGTTGAACCGCTGGGCGAGGTCGCGCGTGAGCTCGAGGTGCTGGCGCTGGTCCTCGCCGACCGGCACGAAGTGCGGCCGGTAGAGCAGGATGTCGGCGGCCTGGAGGATCGGATAGGTGAACAGCCCGACGCTGGCCGCGCCCTCACCCCCCTTGGCCGACTTGTCCTTGAACTGCGTCATCCGGCGGGCCTCGCCGAAGCCGGTCAGGCACTGCAGGACCCAGCCGAGCTGGGCGTGCGCCGGGATCTGGCTCTGCACGAAGATCGACGACCGCTCGGGGTCGATCCCCATCGCGACCAGCTGGGCGGCCGCGCGCAGCGTCCGCTCGCGCAGGACCTTGGGGTCCTGCTCCAGCGTGATCGCGTGGAGGTCGGCGATGAAGAAGAAGGGCTGGTACTCGCGCTGGAGGTCGACCCACTGACGCAGGGCGCCGAGGTAGTTGCCGAAGTGGAAGGAGTCGGCCGTGGGCTGGATGCCGGAGAGCACCCGCGGCCGCGCCCCGGTGGCCACGTCGGGGACCGTCAGCTGGGGTGACGTGGTCGCGCTGGGCATGGGCTGCATTGTGTCAGGGGCGTCGAGAGCTCCGGGGCCGGGTGACCGGCACGTCGTACGACGGCGCGGCAATCGGCTTGCCCCGTCGCGCTTCGCGTTGGCAGGGTGCCGCCATGCCCGACGTCCCGACCGCGCCCACCCTGACCGACGGCACCGTCACGCTCCGGGCGCACCGGGAGGACGACGTGCCCGGCGTGGTCGAGCAGGCCACGGACCCGGCCAGTGTCCGCTGGACCACCGTGCCCACGCCGTACGGCGTCGACGAGGCCCACGCGTTCGTGACCGAGGTGATGCCCGGGGGCTGGGCGGCGGGCCGGTGGGGGTTCGCGGTCGAGTCGGAGGGGCGCTACGCCGGCACGGTCGAGCTGCGCGACGAGGGGGGCGGCCGCGCCGAGATCGCCTTCGCGTCGACGCCGTGGGTCCGGGGCACCGGCGCGATGCAGCGGGCCTGCCGGCTGGTGCTCGACTGGGGCTTCTCCGAGCGCGGCGTCCGGACCGTCGTCTGGCACGCTCACGTCGGGAACTGGACGTCACGACGGCTCGCGTGGCGGCTCGGGTTCTCCTTCGACGGCACCCTCCGCGGCTACCTGCGGCACCGGGGCAACCTCGTCGACGCGTGGTCGGGCACCCTCCTGGTCACCGACGAGCGCGGCCCGAGGAGCACCTGGTTGGAGACTCCGCTGCTCACCGACGAGGTGGTCCGGCTCCGCCCGCTGCGGTACGGCGACCTCGCCCGGGTGGTGGAGGCGGCCGGGGACGACCGGACCCAGCGTTGGCTGGGTCGGATGCCCTCGCCGTACACCTGGGCCGATGCCCGGACCTGGCTGGAGCAGACCCTCGAGTCGGCGGCGAGCGGCGACGCGGTGACCTGGGCGGTCACGGGGGACGACGACGTCCTGCTCGCGGCGGTGAACCTGTTCGACATCGCGCCCGGCAACGCCGCCGAGGTCGGCTTCTGGGCGCACCCCGACGCCCGGGGCCGGGGAGTGACGACGCGGGCCACCGCGCTCGCCCTCCGGCACGGCTTCGACGCCCTCGGTCTCGTGCGGATCGAGGGTCACGCCGCCCTCGGCAACGCCGCCTCACGGCACGCCCTGGAGGCCGCAGGCCTGCGGGAGGCCGGCGTGGTCCGGCTCGGCACCGTGATCCGTCCCGAGGGCCGGGTCGACGCGATGCGGTACGACGTGCTGGTCGAGGAGTGGCGCGGGTCTCGCTGAGGTCGGGACCAAAGGATTACGGCGCGGTACCGGGGTGTTGGCACAATGGCACGAGCGCCGGATCACGGTGCCGGCCCGACACGAGGGGGAAGGGTGAGCCTGCAGTCCACGATCTCGTCGCTGCGCACCCGGCGCATGCTGACGTGGTTCGTCCCCGCGGTCGGGCTGGCCCTCTACCTGATCCTGGTCCCGCAGGTCCCCGACTTCGC
This genomic window from Nocardioides cynanchi contains:
- the trpS gene encoding tryptophan--tRNA ligase, producing the protein MPSATTSPQLTVPDVATGARPRVLSGIQPTADSFHFGNYLGALRQWVDLQREYQPFFFIADLHAITLEQDPKVLRERTLRAAAQLVAMGIDPERSSIFVQSQIPAHAQLGWVLQCLTGFGEARRMTQFKDKSAKGGEGAASVGLFTYPILQAADILLYRPHFVPVGEDQRQHLELTRDLAQRFNHRYKKTFRLPEPYILKATAKITDLQLPTAKMSKSSSSPAGIIELLDEPRVSAKKIRSAVTDSGSEIRFDPDEKPGVSNLLTIFSALSGLAVSDLEQEYDGRGYGDLKKDLADLVVDFVTPFRDRTLELLDDQTHLTQILEQGRQAAAEIAEATLRDVFQRVGFAAVSRATGA
- a CDS encoding GNAT family N-acetyltransferase, encoding MPDVPTAPTLTDGTVTLRAHREDDVPGVVEQATDPASVRWTTVPTPYGVDEAHAFVTEVMPGGWAAGRWGFAVESEGRYAGTVELRDEGGGRAEIAFASTPWVRGTGAMQRACRLVLDWGFSERGVRTVVWHAHVGNWTSRRLAWRLGFSFDGTLRGYLRHRGNLVDAWSGTLLVTDERGPRSTWLETPLLTDEVVRLRPLRYGDLARVVEAAGDDRTQRWLGRMPSPYTWADARTWLEQTLESAASGDAVTWAVTGDDDVLLAAVNLFDIAPGNAAEVGFWAHPDARGRGVTTRATALALRHGFDALGLVRIEGHAALGNAASRHALEAAGLREAGVVRLGTVIRPEGRVDAMRYDVLVEEWRGSR